The proteins below come from a single Cottoperca gobio chromosome 11, fCotGob3.1, whole genome shotgun sequence genomic window:
- the LOC115016088 gene encoding translation initiation factor IF-2-like isoform X2, giving the protein MMMICVLLLLCVSSGNTQITVAPTTAAPAAATTVAPTTAAPAAATTVAPTTAAPAAATTAAPPATTAAPAAITAEATTAAPAAITAEATTAAPAAITAEATTVAPAAITAATAAATTAAAPAAITAATAAATTAAAPAATTAAATVAPAATATAAAATTVAPTTAAPAQQPQLPQPQRPRQQQPRRPRLQLQRTQPRRPRQQLQRKQPRRPRQQLQRKQPRRPRQQLQRKQPRRPRQQLQRKQPRRRRQQLQRKQPRRPRQQLQRKQPQRPRQQPRRKPRRPRHHQQLQLPPLQSSTKQVSF; this is encoded by the exons ATGATGATGATCTGTGTCCTcctgcttctgtgtgttt CCTCAGGCAACACACAGATCACAGTTGCCCCAACCACAGCGGCCCCggcagcagcaaccacagttgCCCCAACCACAGCGGCCCCggcagcagcaaccacagttgCCCCAACCACAGCGGCCCCGGCAGCAGCAACCACGGCGGCCCCGCCC GCAACCACGGCGGCCCCGGCAGCAATTACAGCGGAAGCAACCACGGCGGCCCCGGCAGCAATTACAGCGGAAGCAACCACGGCGGCCCCGGCAGCAATTACAGCGGAAGCAACCACGGTGGCCCCGGCAGCAATTACAGCAGCAACAGCGGCAGCAACCACGGCAGCAGCCCCGGCAGCAATTACAGCAGCAACAGCGGCAGCAACCACGGCAGCAGCCCCGGCAGCAACCACGGCAGCAGCCACAGTTGCCCCGGCAGCAACCGCAACCGCggcagcagcaaccacagttgCCCCAACCACAGCGGCCCCGGCGCAGCAACCACAGTTGCCCCAACCACAGCGGCCCCGGCAGCAGCAACCACGGCGGCCCCGCCTGCAATTACAGCGGACGCAACCACGGCGGCCCCGGCAGCAATTACAGCGGAAGCAACCACGGCGGCCCCGGCAGCAATTACAGCGGAAGCAACCACGGCGGCCCCGGCAGCAATTACAGCGGAAGCAACCACGGCGGCCCCGGCAGCAATTACAGCGGAAGCAACCACGGCGGCGCCGGCAGCAATTACAGCGGAAGCAACCACGGCGGCCCCGGCAGCAATTACAGCGGAAGCAACCACAGCGGCCCCGGCAGCAGCCCCGGCGGAAACCACGGCGGCCCCGGCACCACCAACAACTACAGCTGCCTCCTCTGCAGTCATCAACAAAACAAGTTTCCTTTTAG
- the LOC115016088 gene encoding ice-structuring glycoprotein-like isoform X6, which translates to MMMKICVLLLLCVASGNTQITVAPTTAAPAAATTVAPTTAAPAAATTVAPTTAAPAAATTAAPPATTAAPAAITAEATTAAPAAITAEATTAAPAAITAEATTVAPAAITAATAAATTAAAPAAITAATAAATTAAAPAATTAAATVAPAATATAAAATTVAPTTAAPAQQPQLPQPQRPRQQQPRRPRLQLQRTQPRRPRQQLQRKQPRRPRQQLQRKQPRRPRQQLQRKQPRRPRQRPRQQPRRKPRRPRHHQQLQLPPLQSSTKQVSF; encoded by the exons CCTCAGGCAACACACAGATCACAGTTGCCCCAACCACAGCGGCCCCggcagcagcaaccacagttgCCCCAACCACAGCGGCCCCggcagcagcaaccacagttgCCCCAACCACAGCGGCCCCGGCAGCAGCAACCACGGCGGCCCCGCCC GCAACCACGGCGGCCCCGGCAGCAATTACAGCGGAAGCAACCACGGCGGCCCCGGCAGCAATTACAGCGGAAGCAACCACGGCGGCCCCGGCAGCAATTACAGCGGAAGCAACCACGGTGGCCCCGGCAGCAATTACAGCAGCAACAGCGGCAGCAACCACGGCAGCAGCCCCGGCAGCAATTACAGCAGCAACAGCGGCAGCAACCACGGCAGCAGCCCCGGCAGCAACCACGGCAGCAGCCACAGTTGCCCCGGCAGCAACCGCAACCGCggcagcagcaaccacagttgCCCCAACCACAGCGGCCCCGGCGCAGCAACCACAGTTGCCCCAACCACAGCGGCCCCGGCAGCAGCAACCACGGCGGCCCCGCCTGCAATTACAGCGGACGCAACCACGGCGGCCCCGGCAGCAATTACAGCGGAAGCAACCACGGCGGCCCCGGCAGCAATTACAGCGGAAGCAACCACGGCGGCCCCGGCAGCAATTACAGCGGAAGCAACCACGGCGGCCCCGG CAGCGGCCCCGGCAGCAGCCCCGGCGGAAACCACGGCGGCCCCGGCACCACCAACAACTACAGCTGCCTCCTCTGCAGTCATCAACAAAACAAGTTTCCTTTTAG
- the LOC115016088 gene encoding translation initiation factor IF-2-like isoform X1: protein MMMKICVLLLLCVASGNTQITVAPTTAAPAAATTVAPTTAAPAAATTVAPTTAAPAAATTAAPPATTAAPAAITAEATTAAPAAITAEATTAAPAAITAEATTVAPAAITAATAAATTAAAPAAITAATAAATTAAAPAATTAAATVAPAATATAAAATTVAPTTAAPAQQPQLPQPQRPRQQQPRRPRLQLQRTQPRRPRQQLQRKQPRRPRQQLQRKQPRRPRQQLQRKQPRRPRQQLQRKQPRRRRQQLQRKQPRRPRQQLQRKQPQRPRQQPRRKPRRPRHHQQLQLPPLQSSTKQVSF from the exons CCTCAGGCAACACACAGATCACAGTTGCCCCAACCACAGCGGCCCCggcagcagcaaccacagttgCCCCAACCACAGCGGCCCCggcagcagcaaccacagttgCCCCAACCACAGCGGCCCCGGCAGCAGCAACCACGGCGGCCCCGCCC GCAACCACGGCGGCCCCGGCAGCAATTACAGCGGAAGCAACCACGGCGGCCCCGGCAGCAATTACAGCGGAAGCAACCACGGCGGCCCCGGCAGCAATTACAGCGGAAGCAACCACGGTGGCCCCGGCAGCAATTACAGCAGCAACAGCGGCAGCAACCACGGCAGCAGCCCCGGCAGCAATTACAGCAGCAACAGCGGCAGCAACCACGGCAGCAGCCCCGGCAGCAACCACGGCAGCAGCCACAGTTGCCCCGGCAGCAACCGCAACCGCggcagcagcaaccacagttgCCCCAACCACAGCGGCCCCGGCGCAGCAACCACAGTTGCCCCAACCACAGCGGCCCCGGCAGCAGCAACCACGGCGGCCCCGCCTGCAATTACAGCGGACGCAACCACGGCGGCCCCGGCAGCAATTACAGCGGAAGCAACCACGGCGGCCCCGGCAGCAATTACAGCGGAAGCAACCACGGCGGCCCCGGCAGCAATTACAGCGGAAGCAACCACGGCGGCCCCGGCAGCAATTACAGCGGAAGCAACCACGGCGGCGCCGGCAGCAATTACAGCGGAAGCAACCACGGCGGCCCCGGCAGCAATTACAGCGGAAGCAACCACAGCGGCCCCGGCAGCAGCCCCGGCGGAAACCACGGCGGCCCCGGCACCACCAACAACTACAGCTGCCTCCTCTGCAGTCATCAACAAAACAAGTTTCCTTTTAG
- the LOC115016088 gene encoding translation initiation factor IF-2-like isoform X4: MMMKICVLLLLCVASGNTQITVAPTTAAPAAATTVAPTTAAPAAATTVAPTTAAPAAATTAAPPATTAAPAAITAEATTAAPAAITAEATTAAPAAITAEATTVAPAAITAATAAATTAAAPAAITAATAAATTAAAPAATTAAATVAPAATATAAAATTVAPTTAAPAQQPQLPQPQRPRQQQPRRPRQQPRRPRQQLQRKQPRRPRQQLQRKQPRRPRQQLQRKQPRRRRQQLQRKQPRRPRQQLQRKQPQRPRQQPRRKPRRPRHHQQLQLPPLQSSTKQVSF, translated from the exons CCTCAGGCAACACACAGATCACAGTTGCCCCAACCACAGCGGCCCCggcagcagcaaccacagttgCCCCAACCACAGCGGCCCCggcagcagcaaccacagttgCCCCAACCACAGCGGCCCCGGCAGCAGCAACCACGGCGGCCCCGCCC GCAACCACGGCGGCCCCGGCAGCAATTACAGCGGAAGCAACCACGGCGGCCCCGGCAGCAATTACAGCGGAAGCAACCACGGCGGCCCCGGCAGCAATTACAGCGGAAGCAACCACGGTGGCCCCGGCAGCAATTACAGCAGCAACAGCGGCAGCAACCACGGCAGCAGCCCCGGCAGCAATTACAGCAGCAACAGCGGCAGCAACCACGGCAGCAGCCCCGGCAGCAACCACGGCAGCAGCCACAGTTGCCCCGGCAGCAACCGCAACCGCggcagcagcaaccacagttgCCCCAACCACAGCGGCCCCGGCGCAGCAACCACAGTTGCCCCAACCACAGCGGCCCCGGCAGCAGCAACCACGGCGGCCCCGCC AGCAACCACGGCGGCCCCGGCAGCAATTACAGCGGAAGCAACCACGGCGGCCCCGGCAGCAATTACAGCGGAAGCAACCACGGCGGCCCCGGCAGCAATTACAGCGGAAGCAACCACGGCGGCGCCGGCAGCAATTACAGCGGAAGCAACCACGGCGGCCCCGGCAGCAATTACAGCGGAAGCAACCACAGCGGCCCCGGCAGCAGCCCCGGCGGAAACCACGGCGGCCCCGGCACCACCAACAACTACAGCTGCCTCCTCTGCAGTCATCAACAAAACAAGTTTCCTTTTAG
- the LOC115016088 gene encoding angiomotin-like isoform X3: MMMKICVLLLLCVASGNTQITVAPTTAAPAAATTVAPTTAAPAAATTVAPTTAAPAAATTAAPPATTAAPAAITAEATTAAPAAITAEATTAAPAAITAEATTVAPAAITAATAAATTAAAPAATTAAATVAPAATATAAAATTVAPTTAAPAQQPQLPQPQRPRQQQPRRPRLQLQRTQPRRPRQQLQRKQPRRPRQQLQRKQPRRPRQQLQRKQPRRPRQQLQRKQPRRRRQQLQRKQPRRPRQQLQRKQPQRPRQQPRRKPRRPRHHQQLQLPPLQSSTKQVSF, from the exons CCTCAGGCAACACACAGATCACAGTTGCCCCAACCACAGCGGCCCCggcagcagcaaccacagttgCCCCAACCACAGCGGCCCCggcagcagcaaccacagttgCCCCAACCACAGCGGCCCCGGCAGCAGCAACCACGGCGGCCCCGCCC GCAACCACGGCGGCCCCGGCAGCAATTACAGCGGAAGCAACCACGGCGGCCCCGGCAGCAATTACAGCGGAAGCAACCACGGCGGCCCCGGCAGCAATTACAGCGGAAGCAACCACGGTGGCCCCGGCAGCAATTACAGCAGCAACAGCGGCAGCAACCACGGCAGCAG CCCCGGCAGCAACCACGGCAGCAGCCACAGTTGCCCCGGCAGCAACCGCAACCGCggcagcagcaaccacagttgCCCCAACCACAGCGGCCCCGGCGCAGCAACCACAGTTGCCCCAACCACAGCGGCCCCGGCAGCAGCAACCACGGCGGCCCCGCCTGCAATTACAGCGGACGCAACCACGGCGGCCCCGGCAGCAATTACAGCGGAAGCAACCACGGCGGCCCCGGCAGCAATTACAGCGGAAGCAACCACGGCGGCCCCGGCAGCAATTACAGCGGAAGCAACCACGGCGGCCCCGGCAGCAATTACAGCGGAAGCAACCACGGCGGCGCCGGCAGCAATTACAGCGGAAGCAACCACGGCGGCCCCGGCAGCAATTACAGCGGAAGCAACCACAGCGGCCCCGGCAGCAGCCCCGGCGGAAACCACGGCGGCCCCGGCACCACCAACAACTACAGCTGCCTCCTCTGCAGTCATCAACAAAACAAGTTTCCTTTTAG
- the LOC115016088 gene encoding nucleoporin NSP1-like isoform X5, whose product MMMKICVLLLLCVASGNTQITVAPTTAAPAAATTVAPTTAAPAAATTVAPTTAAPAAATTAAPPATTAAPAAITAEATTAAPAAITAEATTAAPAAITAEATTVAPAAITAATAAAAPAATTAAATVAPAATATAAAATTVAPTTAAPAQQPQLPQPQRPRQQQPRRPRLQLQRTQPRRPRQQLQRKQPRRPRQQLQRKQPRRPRQQLQRKQPRRPRQQLQRKQPRRRRQQLQRKQPRRPRQQLQRKQPQRPRQQPRRKPRRPRHHQQLQLPPLQSSTKQVSF is encoded by the exons CCTCAGGCAACACACAGATCACAGTTGCCCCAACCACAGCGGCCCCggcagcagcaaccacagttgCCCCAACCACAGCGGCCCCggcagcagcaaccacagttgCCCCAACCACAGCGGCCCCGGCAGCAGCAACCACGGCGGCCCCGCCC GCAACCACGGCGGCCCCGGCAGCAATTACAGCGGAAGCAACCACGGCGGCCCCGGCAGCAATTACAGCGGAAGCAACCACGGCGGCCCCGGCAGCAATTACAGCGGAAGCAACCACGGTGGCCCCGGCAGCAATTACAGCAGCAACAGC GGCAGCAGCCCCGGCAGCAACCACGGCAGCAGCCACAGTTGCCCCGGCAGCAACCGCAACCGCggcagcagcaaccacagttgCCCCAACCACAGCGGCCCCGGCGCAGCAACCACAGTTGCCCCAACCACAGCGGCCCCGGCAGCAGCAACCACGGCGGCCCCGCCTGCAATTACAGCGGACGCAACCACGGCGGCCCCGGCAGCAATTACAGCGGAAGCAACCACGGCGGCCCCGGCAGCAATTACAGCGGAAGCAACCACGGCGGCCCCGGCAGCAATTACAGCGGAAGCAACCACGGCGGCCCCGGCAGCAATTACAGCGGAAGCAACCACGGCGGCGCCGGCAGCAATTACAGCGGAAGCAACCACGGCGGCCCCGGCAGCAATTACAGCGGAAGCAACCACAGCGGCCCCGGCAGCAGCCCCGGCGGAAACCACGGCGGCCCCGGCACCACCAACAACTACAGCTGCCTCCTCTGCAGTCATCAACAAAACAAGTTTCCTTTTAG